GTAGGAGCTCGAAGCGACAACGATAGGGCAGTTGCCCGTTACGAGGAAGTAGTCGCCGCGGAAGTCGGCGTAGGCTTCAACCCAGCTCTTCTGCTGAAAGAGGAGGTTTTTCACGTTTAAAGCCTGCTCCGGATCTAGCGTTTGAACGGGGCCATAGAGGTAGAAGGCAGCGAGAAGAATCGACTCGATAGGGTCGTTGATCATCGTGATCTTATAATCGATCTGCTCGCGGTCGAAGATCGCCTTCCAGCTTGGGTCGAAAGGCTTATCTTTAAAGTAGTTCTTGTTAATTCCAAGTCCGAAGATCTCCCACTCAAAGGGGAGGCTGTGGCGATTTTCGGGATCGTAACGATGGTTAAGAAGAAGGGGGTTGATATCTCCGTAAAAGAAGACCTTCTCTTTGGCGATCTCTTTCAGTAGGTTATCTTTGACTAGAAGCGGGACGACATAGTCTGAAGGGATTACCAGGTCGTAGCCCTCTCCGCGCGTCGCCTTCATCTTCACTAGAAGCTCTTCGTTCGACGAGTAGTAGTTGAGATAGACCTTAATTCCCGTCTCTTTCTCAAAATCTGCAACGACTGAGGGGTTCAGAATGTCTCCCCAGACAAACACGTTGATGCTTCGAGGCTCAAACTGCACGACCTCCCATTTGGGGGAGTAGAGAGCGATCCCAATAAGAAGCAGCCAGAAGGCGATTACGCCGCTACGAGTGATCCATTTGCTCATTTTACTCATCTTAGAAGAACCGTACCCGTGTTTTTAGTGAGAAGAAGAAGA
Above is a genomic segment from Chlamydiales bacterium containing:
- a CDS encoding extracellular solute-binding protein, yielding MSKWITRSGVIAFWLLLIGIALYSPKWEVVQFEPRSINVFVWGDILNPSVVADFEKETGIKVYLNYYSSNEELLVKMKATRGEGYDLVIPSDYVVPLLVKDNLLKEIAKEKVFFYGDINPLLLNHRYDPENRHSLPFEWEIFGLGINKNYFKDKPFDPSWKAIFDREQIDYKITMINDPIESILLAAFYLYGPVQTLDPEQALNVKNLLFQQKSWVEAYADFRGDYFLVTGNCPIVVASSSYIWRAKRKFNYIDFAVPKEGSFLSIENIAIPAASQKEPLVYEFINYLFRMQSIKRHYDTYGFFPAILHPSFLQSLDPDEREIIQSSLSKFKKYHFTEVLLPYQEIQHLWVELKAE